In one Brevibacillus choshinensis genomic region, the following are encoded:
- a CDS encoding DMT family transporter, with protein MGKNRAWWLLMFCNLFWAGNYVFGKFVVTEMTPLWLTFARWVLALLVLIPLAQVLEKPDWKQAAKAWLPLSFMGLLGVIGFNVLLYTSLKHTSATNAALVTALNPVVIVLLSVFFLREKVSRIQASGFILSLLGVLVILTQGNIVRVFQAQYNQGDLLVLCCVLVWTLYSIIGKRVKGVPPVTATAASTFLAAIMMLPFAIVQGIDFSILSPLAFSGILYIVLFPSICSFVFWNVSVRAVGASQAGITLNLIPVFTAMISVILGDSITQAQVWGGLLVFIGVTFASGLIDQQWKRRKAKQSAEVMDRKTI; from the coding sequence TTGGGGAAAAATCGAGCTTGGTGGTTGCTGATGTTTTGCAATTTGTTTTGGGCAGGGAATTACGTGTTTGGCAAGTTTGTCGTTACCGAGATGACTCCTTTATGGCTGACTTTTGCGAGGTGGGTATTGGCACTCCTCGTATTAATCCCCTTGGCACAAGTCCTGGAAAAGCCAGATTGGAAGCAGGCAGCAAAGGCATGGCTTCCGCTTTCCTTCATGGGCTTGCTCGGCGTCATCGGATTTAATGTACTCTTGTACACATCGCTGAAGCACACTTCCGCTACCAATGCTGCATTGGTGACGGCTCTCAATCCCGTCGTCATCGTCTTGCTTTCGGTATTTTTCTTGCGTGAAAAGGTATCACGTATTCAGGCATCCGGATTTATTCTATCGCTGCTCGGAGTGCTCGTTATTTTGACCCAAGGAAATATCGTGCGCGTTTTTCAGGCGCAATACAACCAGGGCGATTTGCTGGTACTGTGCTGTGTGTTGGTATGGACGCTGTATTCCATTATTGGCAAGAGAGTGAAGGGGGTTCCTCCCGTTACGGCGACAGCCGCTTCGACCTTCTTGGCAGCGATCATGATGCTGCCGTTTGCCATTGTTCAGGGAATTGATTTCTCCATCCTTAGCCCCTTGGCTTTCTCTGGCATTCTGTATATCGTACTCTTTCCGTCTATTTGCTCCTTTGTATTCTGGAATGTATCCGTACGGGCAGTGGGAGCGAGTCAGGCAGGCATCACGCTGAATCTGATCCCGGTATTTACGGCGATGATCAGTGTTATTCTCGGGGACAGCATCACGCAGGCACAAGTGTGGGGAGGACTGCTCGTCTTTATCGGTGTTACGTTCGCTTCCGGTTTGATTGATCAGCAGTGGAAGAGGAGAAAGGCGAAGCAATCTGCTGAAGTCATGGACAGGAAAACGATATAG
- a CDS encoding DUF3892 domain-containing protein, translated as MNPSNEKDFAQIYAEYKANGEQQAMVENGSTNGQAVPGKEQIVAVRKNDDGDLIAFKTDSGRELDYITALTEAKTGKLAHVDVFHKYGRDILRSEPDGIKENNLDNLPGF; from the coding sequence GTGAATCCATCCAATGAAAAAGACTTTGCACAGATCTACGCCGAATACAAAGCGAATGGCGAGCAACAGGCTATGGTGGAAAACGGCAGCACAAATGGCCAAGCGGTCCCGGGCAAGGAGCAGATCGTCGCTGTACGTAAAAACGACGATGGGGATTTGATCGCGTTTAAGACAGATTCGGGCAGGGAGCTAGACTACATCACTGCCTTAACGGAAGCGAAAACAGGAAAACTCGCTCATGTCGACGTCTTCCATAAATACGGGCGCGACATTTTGCGCAGCGAGCCTGATGGAATCAAGGAAAACAACCTGGACAACTTGCCTGGCTTTTGA